One Vibrio sp. CDRSL-10 TSBA genomic region harbors:
- the queC gene encoding 7-cyano-7-deazaguanine synthase QueC has translation MKKAVVVFSGGQDSTTCLVQALKEFDEVHAITFDYGQRHKLEIEVAQALAKKLGVAAHKVMDVGLLNELAISSLTRDDIPVSHELQENGLPNSFVPGRNILFLTLAGIYAYQIGAQTVITGVCETDFSGYPDCRNDFVKAMNSALVQGMDRELEIRTPLMWLNKAETWAMADQNDALELVRNETLTCYNGIIGDGCGDCPSCHLRKAGLNDYLENRNAVMAALVSKQKTK, from the coding sequence ATGAAAAAAGCAGTTGTCGTCTTTAGTGGTGGTCAGGATTCAACGACTTGTCTGGTCCAGGCACTTAAGGAATTCGATGAAGTCCATGCGATTACCTTTGATTATGGTCAGCGCCATAAGCTGGAGATTGAAGTTGCTCAGGCACTGGCAAAGAAACTGGGTGTCGCCGCACATAAAGTCATGGATGTGGGTTTGCTCAATGAACTGGCGATCAGCTCCCTGACCCGCGATGATATTCCGGTGTCCCATGAATTGCAGGAAAATGGTCTGCCAAACTCGTTTGTGCCAGGTCGCAACATCCTGTTTCTCACTTTAGCGGGCATCTATGCTTATCAAATCGGCGCACAAACCGTGATCACCGGCGTGTGTGAGACTGATTTTTCTGGTTACCCTGATTGCCGTAACGATTTCGTTAAAGCGATGAACAGCGCATTAGTGCAGGGCATGGATCGTGAGCTGGAGATCCGCACGCCTCTGATGTGGCTAAATAAGGCGGAAACCTGGGCGATGGCCGACCAGAATGACGCGCTGGAACTGGTACGCAATGAAACACTGACGTGCTACAACGGTATTATCGGTGACGGCTGTGGTGATTGCCCGTCTTGTCATCTGCGTAAAGCGGGACTGAATGATTACCTTGAAAATCGTAACGCGGTCATGGCGGCTCTGGTCAGTAAACAGAAGACTAAGTAA